A segment of the Deltaproteobacteria bacterium genome:
TCACCGCTCCGGCGCGGCGCGCCCCGGAGATCGCCGTCGCGTCGGATCTCGCGGCATGTCGAGCCCATCGTTCTCGAAGTAGCGCCGCACCGCGGACAGGTCGGAAGCGATCTTGAGCCGCAGCAGGTCGAGCGACTCGAGGCGCTCTTCGTCGGAAACCTTCTTCAGCAGTCGCACCCGAAGCTCATGTCCGTAGAGGTTCCCGTCGAAGTCGAACAGGTGCACCTCGAGCAGGGGCTGCGTGCCCCCGACCGAGGGGCGTACGCCGACGTGGGCGAGCGCTCGGTAGGCGCGGGCGGCGATCGTCGCGATCGCCGCCCAGGATCCGTAGAGCGACGCGTCGCCATGCGGGAGCACGACGTTCGCGGTCGGCGCGCCGAGCAGGCGGCCGAGACGCCGCCCGTCGACCACGATGCCGCCCATTTCCATCGCCACCGCCATCTCAATCGTCCGGGTGCAGGAGCCCCTGCAGGAAGAGGCTCTCCGTCTGCCGGATCGCGTCGGTGAGCGTCACGTCGACGCCGACCAGAAACTTCGCGTCGGTGACTGCGCGATAGGCGGCCACCAGAGCCCGCGCGGCGACGCCCGCATGCACTTTGCGAAAGGCTTTCG
Coding sequences within it:
- a CDS encoding riboflavin kinase; its protein translation is MAVAMEMGGIVVDGRRLGRLLGAPTANVVLPHGDASLYGSWAAIATIAARAYRALAHVGVRPSVGGTQPLLEVHLFDFDGNLYGHELRVRLLKKVSDEERLESLDLLRLKIASDLSAVRRYFENDGLDMPRDPTRRRSPGRAAPER